The proteins below are encoded in one region of Populus alba chromosome 2, ASM523922v2, whole genome shotgun sequence:
- the LOC118049986 gene encoding two-component response regulator 24 — protein sequence MATSINSSWKLGTKMTALVVDDDSINQTIHHRLLEQLGIENQVARNGKEAIDIHCSGKKFDLILMDRDMPVMNGIEATRKLRAMGIRSMIAGVSTRCVKQEIQEFMEAGLDDYQEKPLTSAKIISILHKIDHSGSISY from the exons ATGGCAACAAGCATCAATAGCAGCTGGAAATTGGGAACCAAGATGACTGCACTTGTCGTGGACGATGATTCAATCAATCAAACTATTCACCACAGACTCTTGGAACAACTTGGGATTGAAAACCAGGTGGCCAGAAATGGGAAGGAAGCTATTGACATCCATTGCTCGGGAAAAAAGTTTGATCTCATTCTGATGGATAGAGACATGCCTGTCATGAATGGCATTGAG GCAACGAGGAAACTCCGAGCTATGGGCATACGTAGCATGATTGCCGGTGTATCAACACGCTGCGTAAAACAAGAAATTCAAGAATTTATGGAAGCTGGCCTGGATGATTACCAGGAGAAGCCTTTGACGAGCGCTAAGATCATCTCCATCCTCCATAAGATCGATCACAGTGGCTCAATTTCATACTAG